Proteins encoded within one genomic window of Phototrophicus methaneseepsis:
- a CDS encoding DUF3090 family protein has protein sequence MAKTEIELRPVDFITVGTIGPKGQRVFHLQAGRDNQLVSFIIEKEQAWALASAIEEFLSDLDERDNTDTTVEMAALDMDLREPIDPIFRISQMGLAYDEAEQAVVLVAQEFTESESEEEIDEDAGVVRMWCTREQMRALSLQAMDIVQSGRPSPKQNGRILYYWT, from the coding sequence ATGGCGAAAACAGAAATTGAACTGCGTCCGGTTGATTTTATAACCGTCGGCACCATTGGGCCAAAGGGCCAGCGCGTGTTCCACTTACAGGCTGGCCGCGATAACCAGCTTGTCTCATTCATCATTGAAAAAGAACAGGCGTGGGCGCTTGCCTCCGCGATAGAGGAATTTCTCAGTGATCTGGATGAGCGCGATAACACCGATACGACGGTCGAAATGGCTGCGCTCGATATGGACCTGCGCGAGCCGATTGATCCGATCTTCCGTATTTCGCAGATGGGCCTTGCTTATGACGAAGCAGAACAGGCAGTTGTGCTCGTTGCCCAGGAGTTCACAGAGTCGGAATCCGAAGAAGAGATTGATGAAGATGCCGGGGTCGTGCGTATGTGGTGCACGCGCGAGCAAATGCGTGCGCTGAGCTTACAGGCAATGGATATTGTGCAATCTGGGCGCCCTAGCCCCAAACAGAATGGGCGTATTTTGTATTATTGGACGTAA